The sequence below is a genomic window from Pseudomonas cremoricolorata.
GAAACGCGAAGGCGCGCACAACGGGCTGTTGCAATAGGCCGAGTCGAACACCACCGCCTGTTCAGCCAGTTTCGCCAAGTGCGGCATCTTGATCGGCGAGTCGGCATAGATCGGCAGCAGCGGCGCGGCCATCTGATCGGCCATGATGAACAGGATATTCGGTCGTTTCACGGCGGCCTTCCATCGTCAGGATTTATGGGGAATGCTTGCCGATTAGCATGGAGCTGTGGATAACTGGGGTAAAGCCCGTGCCGGGCAATGACTGGGATTAGCCAGCCTTATGTTTGAACACCTTGATGGTGTATCGCTCGACACCTTGCGCGTCTTCGAGAGCGCCGCACGCCTGCGCAGCTTTACCGCCGCCGCCCTGGCGCTTGGTACTACCCAGCCGGCCGTCAGCCAGCAGATCAAGCGCCTGGAAACCGAGCTGGGCACACGCCTGTTCGACCGGGTCTATCGGGGTATCGACCTCACCGAGGCCGGGCAACTGCTGTTCGAGCGTATCCATGCCGGCATGCAGGCCATGGACGAAGGGGTGTCCCAGGCCTGTGCCCACAACCAGCGCGAAGTCCTTCAGGTAGCCACCGATTTCGCCTTCGCGGCGTTCTGGCTGATGCCGCGGTTGCAGCGCTTTCACGCCGCTTATCCACAGGTCGACGTGAGCCTGGTGACCGGCGAGCGCAGTCAGGCCATGCTGCGGCCCGATATCGACGTGGCGATCTTGTTCGGCGATGGCCGCTTCCAGCATTGCGAAAGCCGTTGGTTGTTCGATGAAGAGGTCTACCCGGTGTGCAGCCCGCGACTGATCGAAGCCTTGCCGGCGTCGGCCTCACCTTTGCAGCACCTACCATTGCTGCATTTGCGCGGCGAGCAGGCCAGCGGCTGGTTCGACTGGGCCGGTGTGTTTCGCGGCTATGGCCTGAGTACGCCACCGCCGCCTGGGCAGTTGCGCTTCGACAACTACACCCTGGTGATCCAGGCCGCCATCGCCGGCCAAGGGTTGGCGATCGGCTGGCGTCACCTGGTCGATGGATTGGTCGATCAAGGCCTGCTGTGTCGCCCGCTGCCGGCCAGCCTGCGCTCGCCCCGGGGCTATTACGTGGTGCTGCCGGCGCGCAAGCGCAGGGGCGCGTTGATCGAGCGTTTTGTCGACTGGCTGGAGCAGGAGCGTGCGCTTCAGTGATACTGGCGCCTCGGCATCAAGCAGTGGGGTGATCGTGCAACAGATTCAGGGCTACCACGCCCATGTGTATTTCGACGCCGCGACCCAGGCGCAGGCGCGTGAACTGTGCGAGCAAGCTGCGCAGTTGTTTGCAGTGAGCACGGGGCGGATGCACCAGCGCGCGGTAGGCCCGCACCCGGACTGGAGCTGTCAGCTGGCCTTCGGCCCGGACGTGCTTGGCGAGGTGCTGCCATGGCTGGCGCTGCACCGTAAAGGGCTGGTGATATTTCTGCACCCGCTGACCGGGGATGAGCTGGCGGACCACCGCGACCACGCCATCTGGATGGGAGCCGTGAGGCCGTTGAAGCTGTCGATATTCGGCGGCTGAATCGCAGCGCCCGGACTTACCCACGAAACCCCCGGCTTAAAGGGTTTCGTGGGTAATCAGTTTCAGGCGCGTGCGTTGCGCACGCCCTTGGCCAGTGCCGAACACAGGCTCAGCACGTCATCCACCGCCTGGCCGGCGTCCTTGGCCTGGGCGATCTTGTCGACCAGCGCCGAACCCACTACCACGCCATCGGCCAGGCGCGCGATGGCGGCGGCCTGCTCGGGTGTGCGGATGCCGAAACCGACGCTGATCGGCAGCTCGGTGTGGCGGCGAAGGCGGGCGATGGCCTGTTCGACGTGTTCGTGGGTGGCCGAGCCGGCACCGGTGACGCCGGCCACCGACACGTAGTAGACGAACCCCGAACTGCGCTGCAATACCCGTGGCAGGCGTGCATCGTCGGTGGTCGGGGTGGTCAGGCGGATGAAGTCGATACCTGCGGCCTGGGCCGGGGTTGCCAGTTCTTCGTCATGCTCAGGCGGCAGGTCAACGATGATCAGGCCATCGACCCCGGCATCCTTGGCATCAGCGACGAAGCGCTCGACGCCAAAGCGGTGGATGGGGTTGTAATAGCCCATCAGCACGATCGGCGTGGTCTGGTTGCCGGTGCGGAACTCGCGGACCATCTGCAGAGTTTTCGCCAGGTTCTGGCCGGCCTCCAGAGCACGCAGGGTAGCCAGCTGAATCGCCACGCCGTCGGCCATCGGGTCGGTGAACGGCATGCCCAGTTCGATGACATCGGCGCCGGCCTCCGGCAGCCCTTTGAGTATCGCCAGGGACGCTTCATAGCCCGGGTCGCCGGCAGTGACGAAGGTCACCAGGGCAGCGCGGCCTTCGGCCTTGAGGTCGGCAAAACGTTGTTCGAGACGGCTCATGCCTGTTTCTCCTGGGCGGCCATGTGGTTCATCACGGTCTGCATGTCTTTGTCACCGCGTCCCGACAGGCACACCACCATCAGGTGATCCTTGGGCAGCGTCGGTGCGCGGCGGATGGCTTCGGCCAGGGCATGTGCGGTTTCCAGCGCTGGAATGATGCCCTCGAGACGGCAGGTGGCGTGGAAGGCGTCCAGCGCCTGGTCATCGGTGATGCTGACGTACTCGACGCGTTTCACTTCGTGCAGGAAGGCGTGTTCTGGGCCGATGCCGGGGTAATCCAGGCCAGCCGAGATCGAGTGGGCATCGGTGATCTGGCCGTCGTCGTCCTGCAGCAGGTAGGTGCGGTTGCCGTGCAGTACGCCGGGCACACCGCCGTTGAGACTGGCGGCGTGCTTGTCGGTATCGACGCCATGGCCACCGGCTTCAACGCCGATGATGTCGACGTTGGCGTCGTCGAGAAACTCATGGAACAGGCCCATGGCGTTGGAGCCACCGCCCACGCAGGCGACCAGGCTGTCGGGCACGCGGCCTTCCTTTTCCTGCATCTGCGCGCGGGTTTCCTTGCCGATGATCGACTGGAAGTCGCGCACCATGGCCGGATACGGGTGTGGGCCTGCCACGGTGCCGATCAGGTAGAAGGTGTCGTCGACGTTGGTGACCCAGTCGCGCAGCGCCTCGTTCATGGCGTCCTTGAGGGTGCCAGTACCGGCGGTGACCGGAACGATCTCGGCGCCCAGCAGCTTCATGCGGAACACGTTGGCCTGCTGACGCTCGATGTCGGTGGCGCCCATGTAGATCACGCAAGGAATGCCGAAGCGCGCGGCGACGGTGGCAGTCGCCACGCCGTGCATGCCAGCGCCGGTTTCGGCGATCAGGCGCTTCTTGCCCATGCGTCGAGCCAGCAGCACCTGGCCGATGCAGTTGTTCACCTTGTGCGCGCCGGTGTGGTTGAGCTCTTCACGCTTGAAGTAAATCTTCGCGCCGCCGCAGTGCTCGGTCAGGCGTTCGGCGAAATACAGCGGGTTGGGGCGGCCGATGTAGTCGCGCTGGAAATACGCCAGCTCTTCGAGAAATGCCGGGTCAGCCTTGGCCGCTTCGTATTCTCGGGCCAGGTCGAGCACCAGCGGCATCAGGGTTTCAGCCACGTAGCGGCCGCCGAACGAGCCGAACAGGCCGTTGGCGTCGGGGCCGGCGCGGTATTGAGTCTGCGTCATGGGGCGCTCCAGAGCGTGATGAATGAGTGATGGGCTTTACTGTAACCACGCACGGCCCGGCTGAAAACCGATAAGATTGGCTCTATACGTCAGGAAAACTCACACGTTCATGCGCGACGACCTTCCCCCGCTCAATGCCCTGCGTGCCTTCGAGGCTGCGGCCAGGCTCAATAGCGTCAGCCAGGCTGCCGAGGCGCTGCACGTAACCCATGGCGCGGTCAGCCGGCAGATCAAGGTGCTCGAGCAGCACCTGGGTGTGACCCTGTTCAGCAAGGAGGGACGCGGCATCAAACTCACAGATGCCGGGATTCGTCTGCGCGATGCCAGCGGCGAGGCATTCGATCGCCTGCGCAGTATTTGCGGGCAACTGGGCCGCGACGGGCGTCAGGCAGCGTTCGTGCTGGGTTGCTCAGGGAGCTTGCTGGCGCGCTGGTTCATTCCCCGGCTGGGGCGTCTGGAGGCAGAGCTACCGGAGCTGCGCCTGCACCTTTCGGCCGGTGAAGGCGACCTCGATCCACGTCGGCCCGGTCTCGATGCCCTGCTGGTGTACGCAGAACCGCCCTGGCCGGCGGACATGCACGTTCATGTATTGGCCCAGGAGCGGATCGGGCCGGTGCTCAGCCCGCATCTACCGGCCTTTGCCGCCTTGCAGCGGGCACCGGCCGAAGCGCTGCTGGGTCAGCCGCTGCTGCACACCACATCGCGGCCGCAGGCCTGGCCGAACTGGGCCAAGGAGCGAGGTTTGCCGAGCGATGAGTTACAGATGGGGCAGGCGTTCGAGCATTTGTACTATTTGCTCGAGGCGGCAGTAGCCGGTTTGGGGGTAGCGATTGCACCCGAGCCGCTGGTGGCGGATGACCTCAGGGCCGGCAGGTTGGCCGCACCCTGGGGGTTCTCTCCCACCCATGCGGCCTTGGCGCTGTGGGTGCCCAGGCGCGTCGCAAATGGACGCGCCGAGCAACTGGCGCAGTGGCTGCGCCGAGAGCTGCAGCGCCAGATCGATTAATTGCGGCGGCAGAGCAGCCAGGCGGCCAGCAGGCCCAGGGCGCCGACGGCAACGCCTGCGGTGGTCCAAGGATGTTCCTGAGCATAGTCGCGGGTGGCGATGCCGGTTTCCTTGGTGCGGGTCTTCACTTCTTCATAGGCGTCGGAAATCACGCCGCGCGAGTGGCGCAGGGCGTTTTCGGCGTTGCTGCGAATGGCCTTGATGGTTTTGTGCGACTCTTCCGTGGCGTCGTGCTTGAGCGTTTCCAGGGTGCTGAGCAGGCTTTCGATCTCGGCTTCCATGCTTTCCAGCGACGTCTTGCGCAGTGAGTTACGGGCCATGTTGATGCTCCTTAGCAATGAAATGGGCTGTGAGAAATGCGACTGCATTGCCTGGAGAAAGTGCAATCGAACTTTTCCTCCTGCGCACCGCTCGCAAGGAGACCGGGCCTGCGCCTGTCAGGCTTTTCGTACTGTCATCCAAGGAGAGCATTCATGAGTGATCATCACACCTACAAGAAGGTCGAATTGGTCGGTTCATCGCGCACCAGCATCGAAGACGCCATCAACAATGCGCTGGATGAAGCCAGCAGCAGCCTGAAGAACATGGAGTGGTTCGAAGTCACCGAAACCCGCGGGCATATCGAAGGTAACAAGGTCGGCCACTTCCAGGTCACCCTGAAGGTGGGCTTCAAGATCGCCAATAGCTGATTTCAGAGGGATCTACTCGCGGTCACGTGGCGGCCGTACTATTTTTCAGGGACGCCGTGCTGCCGGCTCGAGACCTTGTCGGCTATCGCGGGTGAACCGCAGCGGCGGACCGTCCGCTCCTACACGGGTGGCGCTACTCAGCAGGGCGTTTGTAGGTGTCTGATCTGTTTTTCGTCTGTACAAGGAATTCGAGCGATGAAGAGATGGCTAGTGGCCTCGGGCCTGATGATGCTTGCCACCAGTGCCCTGGCAGCAGGCAAACCGTGTGAAGAGCTGAAAAGTGAAATCGCGGCCAAGCTCGATGCCAAAGGGGTGCAGAACTACACCCTGGAAGTGG
It includes:
- a CDS encoding choline sulfate utilization transcriptional regulator, encoding MFEHLDGVSLDTLRVFESAARLRSFTAAALALGTTQPAVSQQIKRLETELGTRLFDRVYRGIDLTEAGQLLFERIHAGMQAMDEGVSQACAHNQREVLQVATDFAFAAFWLMPRLQRFHAAYPQVDVSLVTGERSQAMLRPDIDVAILFGDGRFQHCESRWLFDEEVYPVCSPRLIEALPASASPLQHLPLLHLRGEQASGWFDWAGVFRGYGLSTPPPPGQLRFDNYTLVIQAAIAGQGLAIGWRHLVDGLVDQGLLCRPLPASLRSPRGYYVVLPARKRRGALIERFVDWLEQERALQ
- a CDS encoding DOPA 4,5-dioxygenase family protein, with amino-acid sequence MQQIQGYHAHVYFDAATQAQARELCEQAAQLFAVSTGRMHQRAVGPHPDWSCQLAFGPDVLGEVLPWLALHRKGLVIFLHPLTGDELADHRDHAIWMGAVRPLKLSIFGG
- the trpA gene encoding tryptophan synthase subunit alpha, whose protein sequence is MSRLEQRFADLKAEGRAALVTFVTAGDPGYEASLAILKGLPEAGADVIELGMPFTDPMADGVAIQLATLRALEAGQNLAKTLQMVREFRTGNQTTPIVLMGYYNPIHRFGVERFVADAKDAGVDGLIIVDLPPEHDEELATPAQAAGIDFIRLTTPTTDDARLPRVLQRSSGFVYYVSVAGVTGAGSATHEHVEQAIARLRRHTELPISVGFGIRTPEQAAAIARLADGVVVGSALVDKIAQAKDAGQAVDDVLSLCSALAKGVRNARA
- the trpB gene encoding tryptophan synthase subunit beta — its product is MTQTQYRAGPDANGLFGSFGGRYVAETLMPLVLDLAREYEAAKADPAFLEELAYFQRDYIGRPNPLYFAERLTEHCGGAKIYFKREELNHTGAHKVNNCIGQVLLARRMGKKRLIAETGAGMHGVATATVAARFGIPCVIYMGATDIERQQANVFRMKLLGAEIVPVTAGTGTLKDAMNEALRDWVTNVDDTFYLIGTVAGPHPYPAMVRDFQSIIGKETRAQMQEKEGRVPDSLVACVGGGSNAMGLFHEFLDDANVDIIGVEAGGHGVDTDKHAASLNGGVPGVLHGNRTYLLQDDDGQITDAHSISAGLDYPGIGPEHAFLHEVKRVEYVSITDDQALDAFHATCRLEGIIPALETAHALAEAIRRAPTLPKDHLMVVCLSGRGDKDMQTVMNHMAAQEKQA
- a CDS encoding LysR family transcriptional regulator, with the translated sequence MRDDLPPLNALRAFEAAARLNSVSQAAEALHVTHGAVSRQIKVLEQHLGVTLFSKEGRGIKLTDAGIRLRDASGEAFDRLRSICGQLGRDGRQAAFVLGCSGSLLARWFIPRLGRLEAELPELRLHLSAGEGDLDPRRPGLDALLVYAEPPWPADMHVHVLAQERIGPVLSPHLPAFAALQRAPAEALLGQPLLHTTSRPQAWPNWAKERGLPSDELQMGQAFEHLYYLLEAAVAGLGVAIAPEPLVADDLRAGRLAAPWGFSPTHAALALWVPRRVANGRAEQLAQWLRRELQRQID
- a CDS encoding DUF883 family protein, with amino-acid sequence MARNSLRKTSLESMEAEIESLLSTLETLKHDATEESHKTIKAIRSNAENALRHSRGVISDAYEEVKTRTKETGIATRDYAQEHPWTTAGVAVGALGLLAAWLLCRRN
- a CDS encoding dodecin translates to MSDHHTYKKVELVGSSRTSIEDAINNALDEASSSLKNMEWFEVTETRGHIEGNKVGHFQVTLKVGFKIANS
- a CDS encoding DUF1161 domain-containing protein — encoded protein: MKRWLVASGLMMLATSALAAGKPCEELKSEIAAKLDAKGVQNYTLEVVDKGTAAGKTVGTCEGGTKEIVYRRD